Proteins encoded within one genomic window of Methanosarcina barkeri str. Wiesmoor:
- a CDS encoding sugar phosphate isomerase/epimerase family protein produces MQLHRISYSSRAVVEDPFKWAYTLEDHGYTGWEIVQEGSQCLNSKNIQNLKNISETTGLELTLHLPFSDMNLAGLNDSIRAEVIRQMKHYLTLASNYVNLAVVHPGYLSPYGVQVPQEAYFTNLASLQEICDFAADFGILVAVENMPDMPKIFGKYPDEMLEMLESIGSHNVGFTFDVGHANTVGLIDDFLDLLKDNISHVHIHDNMGKKDEHLPLGKGTIDWIRVMEKLSDYKGIFVTEMSSVEEGIESLDFLRNL; encoded by the coding sequence ATGCAATTGCATAGAATCAGCTATTCTTCGCGTGCAGTCGTTGAAGACCCTTTCAAATGGGCTTACACGCTCGAAGACCATGGGTATACCGGTTGGGAAATCGTACAGGAAGGTTCTCAGTGCCTGAACAGCAAGAACATTCAGAATTTGAAAAATATCAGTGAAACCACAGGCCTTGAATTAACTCTGCATCTGCCTTTCTCGGATATGAATCTGGCAGGCCTGAATGACTCAATCAGGGCAGAAGTCATCAGGCAGATGAAACACTACCTGACTCTTGCCTCTAATTATGTCAATCTCGCTGTAGTACACCCTGGTTACCTTTCCCCTTATGGCGTGCAGGTTCCGCAGGAAGCTTATTTTACCAATCTTGCTTCTCTCCAAGAAATCTGTGACTTTGCTGCGGATTTCGGAATCCTTGTTGCTGTCGAAAATATGCCCGACATGCCGAAAATCTTCGGAAAATATCCTGACGAGATGCTTGAGATGCTTGAATCTATTGGAAGCCATAATGTGGGTTTTACTTTCGATGTAGGACACGCAAACACTGTAGGGCTTATTGACGACTTTTTGGACCTTCTTAAAGATAATATCTCTCATGTGCATATCCATGACAACATGGGTAAAAAAGATGAACACCTACCCCTTGGAAAAGGCACAATAGACTGGATACGAGTTATGGAAAAACTTTCGGATTATAAAGGAATTTTCGTTACCGAGATGAGTTCTGTGGAAGAAGGAATTGAGAGCCTTGATTTTTTAAGAAATCTGTAA
- a CDS encoding gamma-glutamylcyclotransferase, with protein MEEDARKNEAACEDKESNVRDKILYGNVFHRNVCWQRSYQKPEGEELIMALYGSLRNGLYNSRRFDLQNRSEFLGTTKVDGYALYSLGPYPGIYPSENSCVLAEVRRFSGKQQLEIAKSIDYMELFGGYHREYVDLEIDEQKFRGFIYVYDEKPESERIEHGDWARYLKEKELQERELQERELPE; from the coding sequence ATGGAAGAGGATGCAAGAAAAAATGAAGCTGCTTGTGAAGACAAAGAGAGTAATGTAAGAGATAAGATTCTCTATGGAAATGTTTTTCACAGAAATGTCTGCTGGCAGCGTTCGTACCAGAAACCTGAAGGTGAAGAGCTTATCATGGCACTGTATGGCAGCCTCAGAAACGGGCTTTACAATAGCCGCCGTTTTGATCTGCAAAACAGATCAGAGTTTCTGGGCACAACAAAGGTAGACGGATACGCTCTTTACTCTCTGGGCCCTTATCCCGGCATCTACCCTTCGGAAAATTCCTGTGTTTTAGCCGAAGTACGCAGGTTTTCAGGAAAACAGCAACTTGAAATTGCCAAATCAATCGATTATATGGAACTTTTCGGAGGATACCACAGAGAATACGTGGATCTGGAAATTGATGAGCAGAAATTCAGAGGCTTTATTTACGTTTATGACGAGAAACCTGAATCGGAAAGAATCGAGCATGGTGATTGGGCCAGATACTTGAAAGAAAAAGAGTTACAGGAAAGAGAATTACAAGAAAGAGAGTTACCTGAGTGA
- a CDS encoding translation elongation factor, with product MTNVAIIGTEKSGRTSLAANLGKKGTSSDITMYNNAKESRKMVFVDSHGYPKALKSLITALNISDMTVLCVPPDGLDRNNPASVHTGECIVALDLLGLKHGIIALTKSDSTHMYAIDELKKKIKLMTAGTSLQDWDCISLNTNKSAKNPFEGVEDLKAKISEISEKIEAEQADLNSLPSRVFIDHAFNVTGKGCVVLGVVKQGISKDKDKTKIFPMDRDIEIRSIQSHDVDIESAPTGTRVGMRLKNVQAKDIERGFIISDKEIISTDYVLECTISKFTRAIETSNVLHLFVGLQSEPVRVEKILVDGQEVKEVKPDSTCVLELSGNKKVAYSKEDRFLLANLDLPQRFAGYGFMK from the coding sequence ATGACAAACGTTGCAATTATCGGGACGGAAAAGAGCGGAAGAACCTCCCTTGCCGCAAATCTGGGGAAAAAAGGAACATCCTCTGACATAACTATGTACAATAATGCTAAGGAGAGCCGGAAAATGGTTTTTGTAGACTCGCACGGCTATCCCAAAGCTTTAAAATCCCTGATTACGGCACTGAATATTTCAGATATGACAGTTCTCTGTGTCCCTCCTGACGGCCTTGATAGGAATAATCCTGCAAGTGTTCATACCGGAGAATGCATTGTTGCCCTGGATCTGCTTGGCCTTAAGCATGGAATTATTGCCCTGACAAAGTCCGACAGTACCCATATGTATGCAATCGATGAGCTGAAAAAGAAAATAAAACTGATGACTGCGGGCACTTCTCTCCAAGACTGGGACTGTATTTCCCTGAATACCAACAAAAGTGCAAAAAATCCTTTTGAGGGTGTGGAAGACCTCAAAGCTAAAATTTCCGAGATTTCGGAAAAAATCGAAGCTGAACAGGCTGACTTGAATAGTCTGCCTTCAAGAGTGTTTATAGACCATGCGTTCAACGTTACTGGAAAAGGCTGTGTTGTTCTTGGAGTTGTCAAACAGGGGATTTCAAAAGACAAGGACAAGACTAAAATTTTCCCGATGGATAGAGACATTGAAATCCGATCTATCCAGAGCCATGATGTGGATATTGAAAGTGCACCCACAGGCACCAGAGTAGGAATGCGTCTTAAAAACGTGCAGGCCAAAGATATAGAAAGGGGATTTATTATCTCCGATAAAGAAATCATAAGTACTGATTATGTCCTTGAATGCACCATCTCAAAATTCACGCGAGCAATTGAAACCTCAAATGTGCTTCATCTCTTTGTTGGCCTGCAGTCCGAACCTGTACGTGTGGAGAAGATCCTGGTTGATGGACAGGAAGTAAAAGAGGTAAAGCCTGACAGTACTTGCGTACTGGAACTTTCAGGTAACAAAAAAGTAGCTTACAGTAAAGAAGACCGTTTCCTGCTAGCAAACCTTGACCTACCTCAGCGGTTTGCAGGTTATGGTTTTATGAAATAA
- a CDS encoding CBS domain-containing protein: MQAKDIMVQPYRIDKSDTISHALDLMEKKNTKRLLVVHDDQIIGVLTMRSLTEQLGTRKKLSKPASSLHVATAVSDNFVKVLPDTDTRDVLTLMKKTGGVIIVTDNGKALGWVTPQEFMELNHFTGFAGEVMEKSPVIISSSERVSHARRLILDKDVGRLPVIENGKLVGIIAEDDIAFAMRSFRDLVADNQQDSRIKNLLVGDIMTRSVISVYTNTPLEEAVRTMLEHDVGGVPVLSLDDELAGFLARRNVINTLEK; the protein is encoded by the coding sequence ATGCAAGCTAAAGACATAATGGTACAGCCATACAGGATTGATAAGTCAGACACTATATCTCACGCTCTGGATCTAATGGAAAAGAAAAACACAAAACGTCTGCTGGTAGTTCATGACGACCAGATAATCGGTGTACTTACAATGAGAAGTCTGACAGAGCAGCTAGGGACTCGTAAGAAACTGAGTAAACCTGCATCCTCTCTGCATGTTGCAACAGCCGTATCCGACAATTTTGTAAAGGTTCTGCCTGATACCGATACCAGGGACGTTCTTACCCTGATGAAAAAAACTGGTGGCGTAATTATTGTCACTGATAATGGAAAAGCCCTGGGCTGGGTGACACCCCAGGAATTCATGGAACTAAACCACTTCACAGGCTTTGCCGGGGAAGTAATGGAAAAAAGTCCCGTAATTATCAGTTCATCTGAGAGGGTTAGCCACGCTAGGCGACTTATCCTTGACAAAGATGTAGGAAGGCTGCCAGTAATTGAAAACGGAAAACTTGTAGGCATTATTGCTGAAGACGATATTGCCTTTGCTATGCGTTCTTTCAGGGATCTAGTGGCTGATAATCAGCAGGATTCAAGGATCAAGAACCTATTGGTAGGAGATATTATGACCCGTAGTGTGATTAGTGTCTATACCAATACTCCACTCGAAGAAGCTGTTAGGACAATGTTAGAACATGATGTGGGAGGTGTTCCAGTCCTTAGCTTGGATGATGAACTTGCTGGTTTCCTGGCCCGCAGAAATGTAATAAATACACTTGAGAAGTAA
- a CDS encoding RNA ligase: MSREGNEEIDPQFIARLASFLGFNKERVQHLFEKNYLAQNWGKYEYLFRFDKEISHIERGTVLYEKDGSFEIIMGFPKIRRAMVLDPTIKKHFNGLEKVAVEEKMNGYNVRIAIAKDEILAITRSGYICPYTTQKAKEKLNLKFFDDFPELVLYGEMIGPDNPYVPKDIYDIESVEFYIFDIREKNSGKPLPIKRKHEILEKYGFFQVKFFKEIPLETAAEEIGKIIRELGEKEHEGVVIKDPEMVLSPLKYTSSQSNCSDLRHAFKFYNETGRDYMLSRIVREGFQTVEWNEDKDEFEKRCMQLGKSILGPLSESILSVKNGQRLYEEAKIRVRDLKTAAEFEDYLKRLGIDAIFEEPQLVGGEYLVIIKKINKSTNDKTQAIWQGEPW, translated from the coding sequence ATGAGCAGAGAGGGGAACGAGGAGATAGATCCTCAATTTATAGCTAGACTTGCCAGTTTCCTGGGATTTAATAAGGAAAGGGTTCAGCACCTTTTTGAGAAAAACTATCTTGCCCAGAATTGGGGAAAATATGAATATCTGTTCCGTTTCGATAAGGAGATCTCACATATCGAAAGGGGAACCGTGCTTTATGAGAAAGACGGTTCTTTCGAAATCATTATGGGTTTCCCGAAAATCCGGAGAGCCATGGTACTGGATCCCACAATTAAAAAGCACTTTAACGGCCTTGAAAAAGTGGCCGTGGAAGAAAAAATGAATGGGTATAATGTCCGCATAGCGATTGCAAAAGACGAAATCCTTGCAATTACCCGGAGCGGGTATATCTGCCCTTATACGACTCAAAAAGCAAAAGAGAAGCTGAATCTGAAATTTTTTGACGATTTCCCTGAACTTGTACTTTATGGAGAAATGATAGGCCCGGACAATCCTTATGTTCCAAAAGATATCTATGACATCGAGTCGGTAGAGTTTTACATCTTTGATATTCGGGAAAAAAACAGCGGTAAGCCTCTTCCAATAAAAAGGAAGCATGAAATTCTGGAAAAATACGGCTTTTTCCAGGTAAAGTTCTTCAAGGAAATTCCCCTAGAAACTGCTGCTGAAGAAATAGGAAAAATCATCCGGGAACTTGGAGAAAAAGAACATGAAGGAGTCGTAATAAAAGATCCGGAAATGGTTCTTTCTCCGTTAAAATATACCTCTTCCCAGAGTAATTGCTCGGATCTCAGGCATGCCTTTAAGTTTTACAATGAGACCGGCAGAGACTATATGCTTTCCCGGATTGTCAGAGAAGGTTTTCAAACAGTTGAATGGAACGAAGATAAGGATGAGTTTGAAAAACGCTGCATGCAGTTAGGGAAGAGTATACTTGGCCCTCTTAGTGAATCCATCCTAAGTGTAAAAAACGGCCAGCGTTTATATGAGGAAGCAAAGATCCGAGTAAGGGATCTAAAAACTGCAGCCGAGTTCGAAGATTATCTTAAAAGACTCGGGATAGATGCAATTTTTGAAGAGCCTCAGTTAGTAGGAGGAGAGTATCTGGTAATTATAAAAAAGATTAATAAAAGTACTAATGATAAAACTCAAGCAATCTGGCAGGGCGAACCATGGTAA
- a CDS encoding TIGR00266 family protein encodes MADEIDYEIIGNDMQIVEIELDPEEAVQAEAGAMAYMGPGIQMQTSMSNDGGGLFGGLKKGLKRALTGESFFITSFVQKGSGKGHVAFAAPYPGKIIPLDLTKFGGGLLCQKDSFLCAARGVEIEVAFTRKLGVGFFGGEGFILQRLKGDGLAFLHIGGTVIRKDLAVGETYRVDTGCVAAFTETVTYDITWSRNFKNALFGGEGVVLATLTGPGTVYMQSLPFSRLADRIFAASAFGNREEQNGVAGTGILGGFIGGDRSF; translated from the coding sequence ATGGCAGATGAGATTGACTACGAGATTATCGGCAACGATATGCAGATAGTTGAAATTGAGCTTGATCCTGAAGAAGCCGTTCAAGCAGAGGCCGGGGCTATGGCTTACATGGGACCCGGAATTCAGATGCAAACCAGTATGAGTAATGACGGTGGTGGACTTTTTGGAGGTCTCAAAAAAGGACTTAAAAGAGCCCTGACAGGAGAAAGTTTCTTCATTACAAGCTTTGTTCAAAAAGGTTCCGGAAAAGGGCATGTAGCTTTTGCGGCTCCTTATCCGGGAAAGATTATCCCCCTTGATCTCACAAAGTTCGGAGGCGGTCTCCTCTGTCAGAAAGACTCATTTCTCTGTGCTGCTCGCGGAGTAGAGATAGAAGTAGCTTTCACCCGCAAGCTTGGAGTAGGGTTCTTCGGTGGCGAAGGTTTTATCCTGCAGAGACTGAAGGGTGATGGTCTGGCCTTTCTCCATATAGGGGGCACAGTTATAAGAAAAGATCTAGCAGTTGGTGAGACTTATCGTGTCGATACAGGCTGTGTGGCAGCTTTCACTGAAACCGTAACCTATGATATAACCTGGTCAAGGAACTTTAAAAACGCCCTTTTCGGTGGTGAAGGAGTTGTTCTTGCAACCCTTACAGGCCCGGGCACGGTTTACATGCAGAGTCTGCCTTTCTCCCGCCTCGCTGACAGAATCTTTGCAGCCTCTGCCTTTGGTAACCGGGAAGAACAAAACGGCGTTGCTGGGACCGGTATCCTGGGGGGCTTCATCGGTGGAGATAGATCATTCTAA
- a CDS encoding CBS domain-containing protein — protein MNVADIMSSPVYVVNTEEPVSRARKLMLRHKISTLLVLNEDKIVGIVTKSDITNRLAQAEPLWRRRPIDQIPIKLLMTESVISIYPEASISQAAALMLENGVHTIPVVKNDIVGIITRTDLVRYVAENKEDMKTKISKLMTEDIISVHRHHTINHVIDEMNRNNIERVIVKDDAGKPVGIISSRSLALNLLTDFQGELSMKNIKMTRKSSPGGQKTYRYVKELPLTAEDIMISPINSIDVNEDVSAAAKKMMEDGVTALPVSDGEDIVGILSRTDIMKAIL, from the coding sequence ATGAATGTAGCGGACATCATGAGTTCACCTGTGTACGTCGTAAACACAGAAGAACCCGTGTCACGTGCGAGAAAACTGATGTTAAGGCATAAAATCAGTACGTTGCTTGTTCTCAATGAGGACAAGATAGTGGGAATCGTTACAAAATCAGACATCACTAACCGTCTGGCTCAGGCTGAACCTCTCTGGAGGAGAAGACCGATAGATCAGATCCCTATCAAATTATTGATGACTGAGTCGGTTATTAGCATCTATCCTGAAGCCTCTATTTCCCAGGCAGCTGCCTTAATGCTTGAGAACGGAGTGCATACTATTCCGGTGGTAAAGAACGATATTGTAGGTATTATCACCAGGACAGATCTTGTGCGCTATGTTGCGGAAAATAAAGAGGATATGAAAACAAAAATCTCTAAATTAATGACTGAGGATATTATTTCTGTTCACAGGCATCATACTATCAACCATGTAATTGACGAAATGAACAGGAATAACATCGAAAGAGTTATTGTTAAAGACGATGCAGGAAAGCCTGTGGGGATTATTTCCAGCAGAAGCCTCGCCTTAAATCTCTTAACTGATTTTCAAGGCGAACTTTCCATGAAAAATATCAAGATGACCAGGAAATCCTCTCCTGGAGGCCAGAAGACCTATAGATACGTAAAAGAGTTACCTTTGACCGCAGAAGATATCATGATATCTCCAATAAATTCCATTGACGTAAATGAAGATGTTAGTGCAGCCGCCAAAAAGATGATGGAAGATGGAGTGACTGCATTACCTGTCAGTGATGGAGAAGATATAGTGGGTATACTAAGCAGAACCGATATCATGAAAGCCATCCTCTGA
- a CDS encoding HPP family protein, whose protein sequence is MNVSEIMTDEPVSIKEREFVTRARQLMRDYLLRSLVVVDEENRLVGMLSDQDILRITSTRSNVTVGGYASQSPTVTPDMDIIKAAKLMVQSKQNRVPVVKSTTDRTVVGVLSNVDILRNVEVPKNIPKTLQAVMTKKVKTCSQEDKVSIVWAHMLETDYTGIPVVSKKGEPIGMITRRDIIKSGAVRTEVEDERRTRPNESPKVEKIMSTPTYTLSENDSIQSAIEMIIHQDIGRVTIVNEKDRVSGIVDRQDLLESIVNVWPEKPFENRL, encoded by the coding sequence ATGAACGTTAGCGAGATTATGACAGATGAGCCTGTGAGTATCAAAGAGAGAGAATTTGTGACTCGCGCCCGTCAGTTGATGCGCGATTACCTTCTCCGAAGCCTTGTTGTTGTTGATGAAGAGAACAGGCTTGTGGGAATGCTGAGTGACCAGGATATCTTAAGGATTACCTCTACTCGCTCGAATGTCACAGTCGGCGGGTATGCAAGCCAGTCCCCTACGGTCACTCCAGATATGGATATTATAAAGGCCGCAAAACTGATGGTGCAGTCGAAGCAGAACAGAGTTCCCGTTGTTAAATCTACTACGGACCGTACAGTGGTTGGAGTCCTGAGTAATGTGGATATTCTCAGAAACGTCGAAGTTCCAAAAAATATTCCCAAAACATTGCAGGCCGTAATGACGAAAAAAGTCAAAACGTGTTCACAAGAGGACAAAGTCAGCATAGTCTGGGCGCATATGCTCGAAACCGATTATACAGGTATTCCTGTAGTTTCAAAGAAAGGCGAACCCATTGGAATGATAACTCGCAGAGACATAATCAAATCAGGTGCTGTGCGCACTGAAGTGGAAGACGAGAGACGAACAAGGCCTAATGAAAGCCCAAAAGTTGAGAAGATAATGTCAACTCCTACGTATACACTTTCAGAAAATGATTCCATTCAGAGTGCAATTGAGATGATTATTCACCAGGATATCGGAAGAGTTACCATTGTAAATGAAAAAGACAGGGTATCCGGAATCGTTGATAGACAGGACCTTCTAGAATCTATTGTCAATGTATGGCCTGAAAAACCCTTCGAAAACCGCCTTTGA
- a CDS encoding CBS domain-containing protein, with product MVLLNRNTTFSSVDKMKVQPGVSKSKKAQQKDPHTISSMGTMRIGPEFKSRISEHEGKILALATRNVVTLPPTATIMDAIKIMTEKRFRRIPITNAGTRRLEGVVTSVDIIDFLGGGRKNLLVENRFKGNLLAAINEEVRQIMETDIPYLYDQADFKDAVSTMIERRTGGLPIVNSDMQVVAIFTERNALELMGGLVTNRTVDEYMTENVKMVSTDTPIGQAAKVMVDNRLRRLPVVKDGIFAGIITSSDIIHFLGNGEAFSKLTTGNIHEALDQPVGSIVSRDLIWTGPGTDLGKAMEIMLEKKIGSLPVLDNGLLRGIITERDLLRSLK from the coding sequence GTGGTTCTATTGAACAGAAATACGACATTTTCGTCCGTCGATAAGATGAAGGTTCAGCCAGGTGTGAGCAAATCCAAGAAAGCGCAGCAGAAAGACCCACACACGATTAGCAGCATGGGTACTATGCGAATAGGTCCTGAGTTTAAATCCCGTATTTCAGAACATGAGGGAAAAATCCTGGCCCTTGCAACAAGGAATGTAGTAACACTCCCTCCAACCGCAACAATAATGGATGCAATCAAGATTATGACTGAAAAGAGGTTCAGGCGCATTCCTATTACAAACGCCGGAACACGGAGGCTGGAAGGGGTAGTTACTTCCGTAGATATTATTGATTTTCTGGGGGGCGGAAGAAAGAATCTGCTCGTTGAAAACCGCTTCAAAGGTAACCTTCTAGCTGCGATCAACGAAGAAGTACGGCAAATCATGGAAACTGACATTCCCTATCTTTATGACCAGGCTGACTTTAAAGACGCTGTTTCAACAATGATTGAAAGAAGAACAGGTGGTCTGCCAATCGTGAACAGTGACATGCAGGTCGTCGCAATCTTTACCGAAAGGAATGCACTTGAACTGATGGGTGGACTTGTGACAAACAGAACTGTTGATGAATATATGACCGAGAACGTCAAGATGGTATCAACTGATACACCCATTGGACAGGCAGCAAAAGTAATGGTAGATAACAGGCTCCGAAGGCTTCCTGTAGTTAAAGATGGCATCTTCGCAGGAATTATCACGTCCTCTGATATTATCCATTTCCTTGGAAATGGAGAAGCTTTCAGTAAGCTGACAACAGGAAACATTCACGAGGCTCTAGACCAGCCTGTAGGTTCTATTGTCTCAAGAGATCTGATATGGACTGGTCCAGGTACAGACCTGGGAAAAGCAATGGAAATAATGCTTGAGAAAAAGATAGGTTCACTTCCGGTCCTGGATAATGGGCTGCTCCGCGGCATTATTACTGAAAGGGATCTTCTGAGATCTCTTAAATGA
- a CDS encoding ORC1-type DNA replication protein codes for MIKAQSLDGLFEKLLDGKSIFKNKEVLRPSYTPDLLLHRNEQINSLATILVSALRGETPSNVLIYGKTGTGKTAVTRYVGKELERVSEEKSLFCSVVYINCEVIDTQYRLLANLARHFEEEVPMTGWPTDQVFMKFKEAIDSKEQVIVIILDEIDKLIKKGDDVLYNLSRINTDLQRAKVSMIGVSNDLKFTEFLDPRVKSSLGEEELIFPPYDAEQISDILKQRAKMAYTDGSLGEMVIPLCAAFAAQEHGDARRALDLLRVSGEIAERENQPQVLEEHVRRAQEKIEVDRVVEVVRTLPTQSKLVLYSIILLRSRGREGKNVTTGEMYNVYRQLCHHIDVDILTQRRVTDLMSELDMLGIVNAVVVSKGRYGRTKEISLSVPVESTRKVLLEDYRLKPLVDFKASVFSKMFS; via the coding sequence ATGATAAAAGCTCAATCATTAGACGGCTTATTCGAAAAATTACTTGACGGGAAATCAATTTTCAAAAATAAAGAAGTGCTTCGGCCTTCTTACACTCCTGACCTTTTATTGCATAGAAATGAGCAAATTAACAGTCTTGCAACAATCCTAGTTTCTGCACTCCGAGGAGAGACTCCTTCCAATGTACTTATTTATGGGAAAACCGGGACAGGAAAAACCGCGGTTACCCGTTATGTTGGAAAAGAACTTGAAAGGGTAAGTGAAGAGAAATCACTTTTTTGTTCGGTTGTTTATATTAATTGTGAAGTAATTGATACACAGTACCGTCTCCTTGCAAATCTTGCCAGACATTTCGAAGAAGAAGTTCCTATGACTGGGTGGCCTACTGACCAGGTTTTCATGAAATTCAAGGAGGCAATCGATTCCAAAGAGCAGGTCATTGTCATAATTCTGGATGAAATTGATAAGCTGATCAAAAAAGGAGATGATGTTCTTTATAACCTATCGAGAATCAATACAGACTTGCAGAGAGCCAAAGTCAGTATGATCGGCGTTTCAAATGATCTGAAATTTACGGAATTTCTGGACCCCAGGGTCAAAAGTTCCCTGGGCGAAGAAGAATTGATTTTTCCTCCTTATGATGCTGAGCAGATAAGCGATATCCTGAAACAAAGAGCAAAAATGGCTTACACCGACGGCTCTCTCGGTGAGATGGTAATCCCCTTATGCGCTGCTTTTGCAGCTCAGGAACACGGCGATGCAAGGCGCGCACTCGATCTCCTGCGGGTTTCGGGAGAAATTGCAGAAAGGGAAAACCAGCCTCAGGTTCTTGAAGAGCACGTAAGGCGCGCTCAGGAAAAAATCGAAGTTGATCGCGTAGTCGAAGTGGTAAGAACCCTTCCAACGCAGTCCAAACTCGTACTCTATAGTATCATTCTTTTGCGGAGCAGGGGCAGAGAAGGTAAGAATGTCACAACAGGCGAGATGTATAATGTTTATCGCCAGCTCTGTCACCATATTGATGTGGATATCCTTACCCAGCGCAGGGTTACTGATCTCATGTCCGAACTTGATATGCTGGGCATAGTCAACGCAGTGGTTGTAAGTAAAGGCCGTTACGGTCGAACGAAAGAAATTTCTCTGAGCGTTCCAGTAGAAAGCACTCGTAAAGTACTTCTTGAGGATTACAGGCTCAAACCTCTGGTAGATTTCAAGGCATCAGTTTTCAGCAAGATGTTTTCATAA
- a CDS encoding dephospho-CoA kinase has product MKIIAFVGMPASGKSEAARIAAEMGIPVINMGDVIRKEVSRRGLEPNDSNTGMVATQLRKCEGMDAVAVRCISQIRDAGSDLIVVDGVRGVAEVECFRRELGEGFILISIYAPIEIRFSRVQKRGRSDDMNSIEGLRNRDERELSWGMGEAIEASNIEIENNSTLEIFKKDVVEVLSNYLRQTPSE; this is encoded by the coding sequence ATGAAGATAATAGCTTTCGTAGGCATGCCAGCATCTGGAAAGTCGGAAGCTGCCAGAATTGCTGCTGAAATGGGAATTCCCGTTATTAACATGGGTGATGTGATCCGGAAGGAAGTTTCAAGGCGCGGGCTTGAACCCAATGATTCCAACACCGGAATGGTTGCAACACAGCTTCGCAAATGCGAGGGTATGGATGCAGTTGCGGTACGTTGCATTTCCCAAATAAGGGATGCTGGCTCTGACCTTATTGTTGTGGACGGAGTGCGCGGAGTTGCTGAAGTGGAATGCTTCAGGCGAGAATTAGGAGAAGGTTTTATTCTGATTTCGATCTACGCTCCTATTGAAATCCGCTTTTCCAGAGTTCAGAAACGAGGCAGAAGCGATGATATGAATAGTATAGAAGGGCTCCGCAACCGGGACGAACGAGAACTCAGCTGGGGAATGGGAGAAGCTATAGAAGCATCGAACATTGAAATTGAAAATAATTCCACTCTGGAAATTTTCAAAAAGGACGTTGTTGAAGTTTTGAGCAATTACTTACGACAAACCCCTTCTGAGTAA
- a CDS encoding RNA-binding domain-containing protein gives MIHVKVSAAVYPTEDLEKVIKAVSSLFTDIELEKEAIEDTGSETGVSPSFFLSGEGGIDILQTLHGLVRREEIIDSVRNKAFSKGLSSDGLSVRFSLNKQAAFVGIPSVPAQEEPLGSIEIIIRVDSQEEMERLFEWLLPLTEEGKPVVEVEMDYVEKD, from the coding sequence ATGATACACGTTAAGGTTTCAGCAGCTGTATATCCTACAGAAGACTTAGAAAAGGTTATCAAAGCAGTCTCATCCCTTTTTACTGATATTGAACTTGAGAAGGAAGCTATTGAGGACACTGGGTCAGAAACAGGAGTTTCTCCTTCTTTTTTCCTTTCAGGGGAAGGAGGAATTGACATTCTGCAAACTCTGCATGGGCTTGTTCGCAGGGAAGAAATTATAGATAGTGTCCGCAATAAAGCTTTCAGTAAAGGTTTGTCTAGTGACGGGCTTTCGGTCCGTTTTTCTCTCAACAAACAGGCTGCTTTTGTCGGAATTCCCAGTGTACCTGCACAGGAAGAGCCTCTTGGATCTATTGAAATCATTATTAGAGTTGATTCTCAGGAAGAAATGGAAAGACTTTTTGAATGGCTTTTGCCCCTTACTGAAGAAGGAAAACCTGTTGTTGAGGTAGAAATGGACTATGTGGAGAAGGATTGA